A region from the Xenopus laevis strain J_2021 chromosome 4S, Xenopus_laevis_v10.1, whole genome shotgun sequence genome encodes:
- the LOC108715416 gene encoding uncharacterized protein LOC108715416 — protein MFKFLRSIKLKMLYMDKNTGIWPKGRKDIVSSKLKTRSTFNPNFSCASIDTFSNMINSDIEKGLHKHVVPKVNNLHLKEKNALINLQKDKGLIIKKADKGGSIVVMNKEDYLKEAHRQLNNTEHYKPLNNDPTERLKTDIDMFLEDACLTGVISPEIQELLRKDNPRVPIFYLLPKVHKTLINPPGRPIVSGVNSLLQPLAIYIDTYLQEILPKLDTCLSDTTQFLKTIEGFTVGPHSTILCTIDVKDLYTSIPHDEGIECTREYLSRENLPTHEINFLCDCLELVLKRNYFRFDSDYFLQAQGTSMGANMAPAYANIFMHRIEHEHILHNPKFKEHIALWKRYVDDMFLIWTGSPEILTEFFTYLNTIHDTIKFTTCIGPNSVNYLDVQVTSSDGSLTTDLYKKPTDRNNMLRKDSFHPIGTIKGLPKSQFIRARRITSSETLYNKQGEELVSRFVQRGFSKTDLDKTMDEVGRMKREDLMVRKTPTQKKLGIPCVTTYGPHSSFLKRTINKHWSILQNDKTYGKLFLNNPLFSYKRGKSIGDQLTKTDIKRHKYKKPVSERVGTFPCLNCGHCSGVIKGDVCTHPSKGFPIGLKCFATCNTEGVIYLLKCPCGLGYVGQTSRLCRVRLNEHKSVIRNFVPEMEGCDPAISKKKDRIKKETLLAKHFYVQKHTVSQLRWQILEKITAPQGNEMKLALLKREAFWIWKLETVQPKGLNENFSLSCFL, from the coding sequence atgtttaaatttttacGTTCCATTAAATTGAAAATGCTTTATATGGATAAGAACACTGGGATATGGCCTAAAGGGAGAAAGGACATAGTGTCCAGCAAACTTAAAACCCGCAGCACCTTCAACCCAAATTTTTCCTGTGCTTCCATAGACACGTTCTCTAACATGATTAACTCTGATATAGAAAAGGGTTTGCATAAACATGTTGTCCCAAAGGTAAATAATCTacacctaaaagaaaaaaatgcattaattaaCTTGCAAAAGGACAAAGGGTTAATTATTAAGAAAGCCGATAAGGGGGGCAGCATTGTCGTAATGAATAAGGAGGATTATTTGAAGGAAGCACATAGACAGTTAAACAATACTGAACATTATAAACCTCTTAATAATGATCCAACGGAAAGGTTAAAAACTGATATTGACATGTTTCTCGAAGATGCATGCCTAACAGGGGTAATCTCTCCTGAAATACAGGAACTCTTACGTAAGGACAACCCCAGGGTGCCAATTTTTTACCTCTTACCCAAGGTGCATAAAACCTTGATAAATCCCCCAGGAAGACCTATCGTGTCAGGGGTTAATTCATTACTACAACCCCTGGCCATTTATATAGATACGTACTTACAGGAAATCTTACCCAAATTAGACACTTGTCTAAGTGACaccacacaatttttaaaaacaattgaaggGTTCACAGTAGGACCACATTCTACTATACTTTGCACTATAGATGTCAAAGACCtatatacctctatcccacatGATGAGGGTATTGAATGTACCAGGGAATACTTGTCCCGTGAGAATTTGCCCACACATGAGATAAATTTTCTATGTGATTGCTTGGAGCTGGTGTTAAAACGTAATTATTTTCGGTTTGATTCTGACTATTTCCTTCAGGCCCAAGGTACCAGTATGGGGGCCAACATGGCTCCGGCCTacgcaaatatttttatgcataGGATTGAGCATGAGCATATCTTACATAACCCAAAATTTAAGGAACATATTGCCTTATGGaaaagatatgtggatgatatgtTCCTGATTTGGACAGGTTCCCCTGAGATACTCACAGAATTTTTCACATATCTTAATACCATCCATGATACCATCAAATTTACCACCTGTATTGGTCCCAATAGTGTTAATTACCTAGATGTACAGGTCACAAGTTCAGATGGCTCGCTCACGACGGACCTGTATAAAAAACCCACTGATAGGAACAACATGTTGAGAAAGGATAGCTTCCACCCAATAGGGACAATTAAAGGGCTCCCAAAAAGCCAATTCATAAGGGCGAGAAGGATAACATCATCTGAAacattatataacaaacaaggggaggAATTGGTGTCTAGATTTGTACAAAGGGGTTTCTCCAAAACAGATTTGGATAAAACTATGGATGAGGTAGGCAGAATGAAAAGGGAAGACCTAATGGTAAGAAAGACGCCCACACAGAAAAAACTAGGGATACCTTGCGTCACTACATATGGTCCTCACTCGTCTTTCCTTAAAAGAACAATCAATAAACACTGGTCCATATTACAAAATGACAAGACTTATGGGAAATTGTTTTTGAATAACCCATTGTTTTCATACAAAAGGGGTAAAAGCATAGGTGACCAGCTCACCAAAACTGATATTAAACGGCATAAGTACAAAAAACCAGTATCCGAAAGAGTGGGCACCTTTCCATGTCTCAACTGTGGACACTGTAGTGGTGTAATAAAAGGAGATGTCTGTACCCATCCCAGCAAAGGCTTCCCCATAGGACTAAAATGTTTCGCCACTTGCAATACGGAAGGGGTTATCTACttattaaaatgcccatgtggactgggATACGTGGGACAAACCTCAAGGTTGTGCAGAGTAaggttaaatgaacacaaaagtgTGATTAGAAACTTTGTACCTGAAATGGAAGGGTGTGACCCGGCGATAAGTAAAAAGAAGGACAGAatcaaaaaagaaactttattagcGAAGCACTTTTAtgtacaaaaacatacagtatcgcAATTAAGGTGGCAAATCCTTGAAAAGATTACAGCACCACAAGGGAACGAGATGAAGCTGGCATTGCTTAAAAGAGAAGCGTTCTGGATATGGAAATTAGAAACCGTGCAACCTAAGGgtttaaatgagaattttagtttATCTTGTTTTCTGTAA